GTTTTACAACTTTCTTTCTGAGCAAGGACAGACAGTTTTCAGATGAGCTATTTTGCAGGCTTGGTTCTATTTGCAATGACTTTAAATGACAGTGTATACAATCACTGTGATATATCCACACCATCAATTTATCTGCAGAAATGCAAATTTCCAATACTTCATCTTATAGTGAAGAGCACTGTCATGGCTTTGCCCTAGTTGGAACCTCAATACACCAAATTCAAGCTGCATGCTGccttttacatatttacaatttCTGTGTTTTCCTTAGCATAGTACAATTTTGAGCCCTTAGTATAATATTGAAGATTCAATAGTTTTAATTATTCTTAATGTAACCTAGGTTGAGATCAGAGTCTATCCTAACATTGTAAATATACAGCCTCAATTACTTTAGGAAATCAGGTGCTTTGAATATCACATGTTCAAACTCAGCAAAGGACAATTAATGGTTACCTAGGTTGAGATCAGAATCTAGCCTAACATTGTAAATATACAGCCCCACTTACTTTAGGAAATCAGGTGCATGTATATCACATGTTCAAACTCAGCAAAGGACAATTTATGGTTACCTAGGTTGAGATCAGAATCTATCCTAACATTGTAAATATACAGCCTCACTTACTTCAGGAAATCAGGTGCTTTGGATATCACATGTTCAAACTCAGCAAAGGACAATTAATGGTTACCTAGGTTGAGATCAGAATCTAGCCTAACATTGTAAATATACAGCCTCACTTACTTCAGGAAATCAGGTGCTTTGGATATCACATGTTCAAACTCAGCAAATGACaaagcatcatcatcatccagaTCAGCCTCTTTTAGGACCTGGAaagatgaaaaattaaaaaattaccaGACTATTATTACAAATAAAACCTGCATCATTTCATTTCCTGCCAGAAACAGAAATTTAACAGTAAACATTGTTGACTGCTGACCAGTCTGTACTCATAAGGATGCTATCGTTGTTGACTGCTGACCAGTCTCTACTCATAAGGATGCTATCATTGTTGACTGCTGACCAGTCTGTACTCATTAGGATGCTATCATTGCTGACTGCTGACCAGTCTGTACTCATGAGGATGCTATCATGGTTGACTGCTGACCAGTCTGTACTCATAAGGATGCTATCATTGTTGACTGCTGACCAGTCTCTACTCATAAGGATGCTATCATTGTTGACTGCTGACCAGTCTGTACTCATGAGGATGCTATCATGGTTGACTGCTGACCAGTCTGTACTCATAAGGATGCTATCATTGTTGACTGCTGACCAGTCTGTACTCATGAGGATGCTATCATTGTTGACTGCTGACCAGTCTGTACTCATGAGGATGCTATCATGGTTGACTGCTGACCAGTCTGTACTCATAAGGATGCTATCATGGATGACTGCTGACCAGTCTGTACTCATGAGGATGCTATCATGGATGACTGCTGACCAGTCTGTGCTCATTAGGATGCTATCATTGTTGACTGCTGACCAGTCTGTACTCATGAGGATGCTATCATGGTTGACTGCTGACCAGTCTCTACTCATAAGGATGCTATCATGGTTGACTGCTGACCAGTCTGTACTCATAAGGATGCTATCATGGTTGACTGCTGACCAGTCTGTGCTCATAAGGATGCTATCATGGATGACTGCTGACCAGTCTGTGCTCATTAGGATGCTATCATTGTTGACTGCTGACCAGTCTGTACTCATTAGGATGCTATCATGGTTGACTGCTGACCAGTCTGTACTCATAAGGATGCTATCATGGATGACTGCTGACCAGTCTGTGCTCATAAGGATGCTATCATGGATGACTGCTGACCAGTCTGTGCTCATTAGGATGCTATCATTGTTGACTGCTGACCAGTCTGTGCTCATTAGGATGCTATAATGGTTGACTGCTGACCAGTCTGTGTTCATTAGGATGCTATCATTGTTGACTGCTGACCAGTCTGTACTCATAAGGATGCTATCATTGTTGACTGCTGACCAGTCTGTACTCATAAGGATGCTATCATGGTTGACTGCTGACCAGTCTGTACTCATAAGGATGCTATCATTGTTGACTGCTATCATTGTTGACTGCTGACCAGTCTCTACTCATAAGGATGCTATCATGGATGACTGCTGACCAGTCTGTGCTCATAAGGATGCTATCATGGTTGACTGCTGACCAGTCTGTACTCATAAGGATGCTATCATGGTTGACTGCTGACCAGTTTGTACTAATGCTATCATGATTGACTGCTGACCAGTCTCTACTCATAAGGATGCTATCATTGTTGACTGCTGACCAGTCTCTACTCATAAGGATGCTATCATTGTTGACTGCTGACCAGTCTGTATTCATAAGGATGCTATCATGGTTGACTGCTGACCAGTCTCTACTCATTAGGATGCTATCATTGTTGACTGCTGACCAGTCTGTATTCATAAGGATGCTATCATTGTTGACTGCTGACCAGTCTCTACTCATAAGGATGCTATCATGGTTGACTGCTGACCAGTCTGTACTCATAAGGATGCTATCATTGTTGACTGCTGACCAGTCTCTACTCATAAGGATGCTATCATTGTTGACTGCTGACCAGTCTTTATTCATAAGGATGCTATCATGGTTGACTGCTGACCAGTCTGTACTCATAAGGATGCTATCATGGTTGACTGCTGACCAGTCTGTACTCATAAGGATGCTATCATTGTTGACTGCTGACCAGTCTCTACTCATAAGGATGCTATCATTGTTGACTGCTGACCAGTCTTTATTCATAAGGATGCTATCATGGTTGACTGCTGAACAGTCTGTACTCATAAGGATGCTATCATGGTTGACTGCTGACCAGTCTTTTTTCATAAGGATGCTATCATGGTTGACTGCTGACCAGTCTGTACTCATAAGGATGCTATCATGGTTGACTGCTGACCAGTCTTTATTCATAAGGATGCTATCATGGTTGACTGCTGACCAGTCTGTACTCATAAGGATGCTATCATCAATTATTGACTGCTGACCAGTCTGTACTCATAAGGATGCTATCATGGTTGACTGCTGACCAGTCTGTACTCTTGCCAAATGAGTTTAAAATTTGTCATTAAATTATCAGTTACGTAATTTGTTTGAAGAGATACTGACGATGCTGTAATTTGTGATTTGCCAATTTCTTGCCTTGTGAGCATTTTGCACCTTCTTCTTTAACTAATGAACAGACAAACAACTGCAACTCTGAAACTATTTCTAATCCTGGATAACTTGAATAAGAAAAGAATCATCTACTAGACTGTTTGATCTACACTGAAAGTCACTTCTATATTTGGCTGTCTGTTTGTTGTGCTTCTTCCCTTCTAtcttaaaacaaacaatttaagtTAGATATTTGCCTAGCAACAGTTTCAGCTGTTTCAGTAAAGGTGACATTGTACGATATGTGTATGCTTGTTGTTAGAGCACACAAACAAGTCCCACAGTTGATACAAAATTCATGCGGTTTTACAGCAATCTTGCATCTTTTTAATCTCTCTCAGTCAAGAATATGATGTAACAGGCAAAGGTTAAATATTCACGAGCATTAACAGAAAGACGTGCTGGTGCCCTTGAAATTCTGTGGTCAAAACTTTGAATTTACTGTCCCAAGAGATGCTTAAAGCCTAAATATAAGCTTCAACATTtatatttagttttaattttaataattgtacAAATGTTCAAAGCCAACAGGAGATACTTCAAACTTTAGCATTCATATCTTCTAACTTAGTATCAGTACGTTTTAAAACTTATTGACTTTTAAATTACTTGATATACTTTGAAACTTGCAGTCTAGCCAAATACTAGTATGCTACACCATGATAAAACTCAACTCAGAAACCTTTAATTTACACAACTCAGCATTGGAGAACAACAACATTAACCTGAAATTGTTTGGCACATTCCACaagaaagtaaaatatttaaagaaaaagtcAATCAAACCAATTCTGATAAATCTCAAGTATCTGATAGCATGTCCCCTCTCCCAAACTGTGTATGATATCTGATAGCATGTCCCCTCTCCCAAACTGTGTATGATATCTGATAGCATGTCCCCTCTCCCAAACTGTGTATGATATCTGATAGCATGTCCCCTCTCCCAAACTGTGTATGATATCTGATAGCATGTCCCCTCTCCCAAACTGTGTATGATATCTGATAGCATGTCCCCCTCTCCCAAACTGTGTATGATATCTGATAGCATGTCCCCTCTCCCAAACTGTGTATGATATCTGATAGCATGTCCCCCCTCCCAAACTGTGTATGATATCTGATAGCATGTCCCCTCTCCCAAACTGTGTATGATATCTGATAGCATGTCCCCTCTCCCAAACTGTGTATGATATCTGATAGCATGTCCCCTCTCCCAAACTGTGTATGATATCTGATAGCATGTCCCCTCTCCCAAACTGTGTATGATATCTGATAGCATGTCCCCTCTCCCAAACTGTGTATGATATCTGATAGCATGTCCCCTCTCCCAAACTGTGTATGATATCTGATAGCATGTCCCCTCTCCCAAACTGTGTATGATATCTGATAGCATGTCCCCACCCCAAACTGTGTATGATATCTGATAGCATGTCCCCGCTCCCAAACTGTGTATGATATCTGATAGCATGTCCCCTCTCCCAAACTGTGTATGATATCTGATAGCATGTCCCCTCTCCCAAACTGTGTATGATATCTGATAGCATGTACCCTCTCCCAAACTGTGTATGATATCTGATAGCATGTCCCCTCTCCCAACTGTGTATGATATCTGATAGCATGTCCCCTCTCCCAAACTGTGTATGATATCTGATAGCATGTCCCCCCTCCCAAACTGTGTATGATATCTGATAGCATGTCCCCTCTCCCAAACTGTGTATGATATCTGATAGCATGTCCCCTCTCCCAAACTGTGTATGATATCTGATAGCATGTCCCCACCCCAAACTGTGTATGATATCTGATAGCATGTCCCCGCTCCCAAACTGTGTATGATATCTGATAGCATGTCCCCTCTCCCAAACTGTGTATGATATCTGATAGCATGTCCCCTCTCCCAAACTGTGTATGATATCTGATAGCATGTCCCCTCTCCCAAACTGTGTATGATATCTGATAGCATGTCCCCTCTCCCAAACTGTGTATGATATCTGATAGCATGTCCCCTCTCCCAAACTGTGTATGATATCTGATAGCATGTCCCCTCTCCCAAATTGTGTATGATATCTGATAGCATGTCCCCTCTCCCAAACTGTGTATGATATCTGATAGCATGTCCCCTCTCCCAAACTGTGTATGATATCTGATAGCATGTCCCCTCTCCCAAACTGTGTATGATATCTGATAGCATGTCCCCTCTCCCAAACTGTGTATGATATCTGATAGCATGTCCCCTCTCCCAAACTGTGTATGATATCTGATAGCATGTCCCCTCTCCCAAACTGTGTATGATATCTGATAGCATGTCCCCCCTCCCAAACTGTGTATGATATCTGATAGCATGTCCCCTCTCCCAAACTGTGTATGATATCTGATAGCATGTCCCCTCTCCCAAACTGTGTATGATATCTGATAGCATGTCCCCACCCCAAACTGTGTATGATATCTGATAGCATGTCCCCACCCCAAACTGTGTATGATATCTGATAGCATGTCCCCGCTCCCAAACTGTGTATGATATCTGATAGCATGTCCCCTCTCCCAAACTATGTATGATATCTGATAGCATGTCCCCTCTCCCAAACTGTGTATGATATCTGATAGCATGTCCCCTCTCCCAAACTGTGTATGATATCTGATAGCATGTCCCCTCTCCCAAACTGTGTATGATATCTGATAGCATGTCCCCTCTCCCAAACTGTGTATGATATCTGATAGCATGTCCCCTCTCCCAAACTGTGTATGATATCTGATAGCATGTCCCCTCTCCCAAACTGTGTATGATAtccagggttctgccgctgccggtcggcgccggtcgggcccgaccagcacgctgaattaccgaccgccacaatctgcctgagtgacttttccgaccggcacttattttcgataggaactccaaaaaacagctccatagccggagggtcgaacgtacagaaacaatctgtttgagactaggggaaatccagttcataactgttcaaaatatccaacacatcacagtgtcatacttaggtgttagacaggggatgagctcacagttgtttggcaaggtacctgggaaaattcgcagcacatgtaccgtggtagttgGGTAGGGTAATTATGTAATTATGTGATATCTTTTCAATGGACCGATTTCATAGGCCCGATGTTGAATAAATGAGAGAGAATACATAATTCATTATGATTCGTCTTTATTTGGGAGTGGACTCTCACTCactgtccatctaaaattatcatctcagcctgaatgatttatttaataggcaccaccggctggtctgtactctggtgctccagatatttgtcctaacttttttcattaattatgaaaaattccagacatgagatctcatttcaaagctgtctacatgtggctcagaatactcgggaagggccgtttccggccatctggggggtttccaaaacccaaaattttcttgtacgctccgcgccaaccgatggtggcgctccgcttagatagtcctgccggcactcaatccacctTGGGCGGAACCCTGGATATCTGATAGCATGTCCCCTCTCCAAAACTGTGTATGATATCTGATAGCATGTCCCCCCCCCAACTGTGTATGATATCTGATAGCATGTCCCCTCTCCCAAACTGTGTATGAATAATTTGGGAGAGCAACTCATGCTTGAGATTTTAATGTTTCTTGCATTCAAAACATTGTTGACATACCTTGCTAGATATGCATACCTTACTGTATTCATATTCTATCATACTGTAGTAACCTGTGCTCATACTCGAGCACATTGAATAGTAACATTCTGTACTCATACTCTCAGCAAGGGCATTAATACTCACCCCAAGGACATTAATACTCACCCCAAGGACATTAATACTCACACCAAGGACATTATAAACTCACAGCAAGGACATTAATACTCACACCAAGGACATGAATACTCACCCCAAGGACATTATAAACTCACAGCAAGGACATtaatactcataccaaggacATTATAAACTCACAGCAAGGACATtaatactcataccaaggacATGAATACTCACAGCAATGAAATCATACTCACACTTAGAACAATCATACTCACAGCAGGACAATCATACTCACATCAAGGACAATCATACTCACACCAAGGACAATTCCACTTGTACTCATGCTCATACCAAAGACAATTcaacttgtactcatactcacagCGCGGACAATCtacttgtactcttactcaCACCAAAGACAATACtacttgtactcttactcataccAAAGacaattctacttgtactcttactcataccAAGGACAATACtacttgtactcttactcataccAAAGacaattctacttgtactcttactcatatcaaagacaattctacttgtactcttactcataccAAAGacaattctacttgtactcttactcataccAACGacaattctacttgtactcttactcaCACCAAAGACAATTCTACTTGTACTAGTTTTCACACCGAGAACAATTCTTCTTGTACTAGTACTCACACCAAAGACAAATACTTGTACTCTTACTTATACCAAGGacaattctacttgtactcatatttgtTATGTTTGGAAAACATGAATTGTACAATTTAGAGGAAAACAATCCAGAATGAACAGTGTGATATGCTTGGCATGAATATCACAAACTGGGCTCCTTTGTGAGTATATGCTATATATGGTTAATTTGTCCGtacttattattttattttcacttacaTCATTTATAAGTTGTTGCATTTCATCAGCAGTGAGTTGTTGGTCGCCAGTCAATCTCGTAATCAACTCTCGTAAATCATTACTGGTAATGTAATCATCTCCATcaaaatctgtaaaaaaaacaaaaagaggaaAAATAATAAGTTTGATGTAAGAGTGTTATAGCATTATGGCTGTTGTAAAAATGGTAAAAGTAAAACTAGAGAATTAATTGTAACATTCTGTGTTGGAATAACAtataattaataacaacaacaagaacaacaacattACAGCATTTATTGTTAGCAATGTTCTCCAACTATGGATCTAATTGCACAAGAATTTCAAAGAAaggtaatgataataattaacgATTTCATCTAAGCATGAATACATCATCAAAAACTTGTGCTTATGAAGCCTTTTATAaggtttttctttaaatgtatcAGGCATCTTGACAGTTCAGGTTCCATCATCTACAAATCTTGTATTGCAACAGAtcaaaggtcaaagatcaaAGATGGCAAAAGTctcataaataattaaaaaattcaGATATCACATCAGTCCAAATTTGGTAATACTGTTTTACTTCAAGTCTATTGCAAAAATTCTAAACACCTTTGACAGCAAAAATTAATTCATCATCTGCTGGTAGACATTGGGATAAGTTATATTAAATGAGTTGGGTCAGTATATAAGAGATTATATAGATGTCAGACTGTATTTTGTCTTGGATGTGTAACTTTTTGATAATCTGACCAAACAGACTAAATGCTAGACTCACACAACATTGGAATCCTCTGTCTGTGAGATTTATTAGATTAAACCATCTGAACCAAACATAATTACACAAGTATACTGACTAAGAAAAGCCTGTATTCTACAAATTTAATATTCGTATTCTTTGTTATCTAAACTTCTGAAGTCTATGCCTAAAGCCGGCCGCACACTGCCCTATTCAACTTGACCTTTGCAACTTGAGAAGTCCTGGATAGTCAGCAGTGTGCCTGTTCTTAAGCATTTATAATCATATCTTTAAGAAGTGTAGGCTTCAgtactgtagactgtagaaaTAAAGATCAAAACTTCATCACTCCAGAGACCTGACTAAAGTATAAGTTTCTGTCACCAATTTTCTGTTCGTTCCTTCAGTTGactttggaggggggggggggggaataggcTAATGGCAGAGGTGATAACGTGGGCAGGGGGGAGGAATGGGCTGATGGCAGAGGTGATAacgtggggagggggggggaataggCTAATGGCAGAGGTGATAACGTGGGCAGGGGGGAGGAATGGGCTAATGGCAGAGGTGATAatgtggggaagggggaggaatGGGCTGATGGCAGAGGTGATAacgtggggaggggggaggactGGGCTAATGGTAGAGGTGAtaacggggggagggggggaggaatGGGCTCATGGCAGAGGTGATCCTGCAGAGATCCTGATACAGCAAAAAAACTCACCATAAATTCTAAAGGCATATTCCGCTTTGACGCTTTTAGGAGCAGAGTCACTGAAGACAGAGGCCATGTCCAAGAAATCTTCAAAGTTCATTGAACTGTCCTCTTCAGATGAAAACACAGCACATAttctatccttaaatggattcACCTTTAAATTTAAGACAGAGAGACAGTGTTGTAATATTCGTACTGTATGAGGCTATGATATTCAGCCAGAGAGACAGTGTTGTAATATCATACTGTATGAGGCTATGATATTCAGCCAGAGAGACAGTGTTGTAATATACGTACTGTATGAGGCTATGATATTCAGCCAGAGAGACAGTGTTGTAATATACGTACTGTATGAGGCTATGGTATTCAGACAGAGAGACAGTGTTGTAATATACGTACTGTATGAGGCTATGGTATTCAGACAGAGAGACAGTGTTGTAATAAACGTACTGTATGAGGCTATGGTATTCAGCCAGAGAGACAGTGTTGTAATATACGTACAGTATGAGGCTATGATATTCAGACAGAGAGACAGTGCTGTAATATACGTACTGTATGAGGCTATGATATTCAGCTAGACTTTTTCAATGAATGAAGACTATAACTATTAAATTAAGATTCCATGTGGTTTTGATTAAGAGCTAAGAGTCTTCTTCATAACAGTATTAAAGTGTGATTTTAAGCAAAATATCCGCCAtagtttaaagaaagaaaaagaaaactatcAGTGCTAGTAATGTTCTTTTTCAGGATATTCAGCCTTAAATTATGTTTAACCTCTGGAATGTGGGTTACATGATAATGTTAATCAATTGATTATCAAATCTTATAACTTAACTAAAACATGATCCTTTAACTGGATATACACAATAGAGTATATTTGAAGACATTTCAGCACCATTTGGAACACTGACATATTGCAATTATcctaaacatgttatttgaagtTACAATTTAAGTCTTATTTTGTCCGATTTGGTTTTGTGTTGCACCTGACCTAATGGTTGTGTGTTCAAGTTTAGTCCAGCCCGTTTTAATGATCATGAGCCACAGAtcatgtttataataataataatattgtgtACACTTGGTATTGCGCCGGTATCCATCCGAAGACGCTCATGGCGCataatgtaatattgtgacgagcccgcttcctccgatagtaaaactatatcgggactcgcgatagaaaggtactgggatatcttgatgccgtatttatgcttcttcaggagatgtctcgaacgggcgaaaacaatgagttcacagaaaaacaatttgacaagatcggatttgattaatgattcggtataatttcttctctgtcgattctctttacaaataaaactaaattacaatgatttgacttgacttgactccgtcaattaaacaattaggagtgatgaaatagtaacgaagcaatgacgaagcgacgaactgatcacggagcgctgacggagtgataaatttgctgaccaagtgataaactttcggcctccttttccttttataccttacttctataaaatccctctgcgcacaatcagtaggcagccaataac
This window of the Apostichopus japonicus isolate 1M-3 chromosome 9, ASM3797524v1, whole genome shotgun sequence genome carries:
- the LOC139973537 gene encoding calcium and integrin-binding family member 2-like — its product is MGGSQSQFTKAELEEYQDLTYFSKKEILHCYKRFLALDTDKVRQNKNVRLNKDTILSLPELQVNPFKDRICAVFSSEEDSSMNFEDFLDMASVFSDSAPKSVKAEYAFRIYDFDGDDYITSNDLRELITRLTGDQQLTADEMQQLINDVLKEADLDDDDALSFAEFEHVISKAPDFLNSFRIRL